One segment of Stenotrophomonas sp. SAU14A_NAIMI4_8 DNA contains the following:
- a CDS encoding methylthioribulose 1-phosphate dehydratase, whose translation MNAPTFPYDTARLSELAQLLIDNVRELAQAGWTPATSSNFSHRLDDRHAAITVSGKDKGRLIEDDIMVVDFDGQAVGRPLRPSAETLLHTQLYRRFPDVGCVLHTHSPVQTIASRLYAPQRHIRVEGYELLKAFAGNSTHEMAIDIPVFANTQDMNVLSAQVDDLLDRQPLWGYLIDGHGLYAWGRDMAEARRHMEAFEFLLHCELELRKLRG comes from the coding sequence ATGAACGCCCCCACCTTCCCCTACGACACCGCGCGCCTGAGCGAACTGGCCCAGCTGCTGATCGACAACGTCCGCGAACTGGCCCAGGCCGGCTGGACCCCGGCCACCAGCAGCAACTTCTCCCACCGCCTGGACGACCGCCACGCCGCGATCACCGTCTCGGGCAAGGACAAGGGCCGCCTGATCGAGGACGACATCATGGTGGTGGATTTCGACGGCCAGGCCGTCGGCCGCCCGCTGCGCCCGTCCGCCGAAACCCTGCTGCACACCCAGCTGTATCGCCGCTTCCCCGACGTGGGCTGCGTGCTGCACACCCACTCCCCGGTACAGACCATCGCCTCGCGCCTGTATGCCCCGCAGCGCCACATCCGGGTGGAAGGCTACGAGCTGCTGAAGGCCTTCGCCGGCAACAGCACCCACGAAATGGCCATCGACATCCCGGTGTTCGCCAATACCCAGGACATGAACGTGCTCTCGGCCCAGGTCGATGACCTGCTGGACCGCCAGCCGCTGTGGGGCTACCTGATCGACGGCCACGGCCTGTACGCCTGGGGCCGCGACATGGCCGAAGCGCGCCGCCACATGGAAGCCTTCGAGTTCCTGCTGCACTGCGAACTGGAACTG
- a CDS encoding amino acid permease, giving the protein MFKQLWATKHPHAAHEDANGLSLRRHLGPWGLTALGIGAVIGGGIFVITGQAAANHAGPAIMLSFVLAAICCAFCALAYAEFAAMVPVSGSAYTYTYATFGELSAWFIGWMLVLEYGVSASAVAVSWTGYFLSFLSQFDIHLPAALVSAPLDAQLRPTGAIANIPAAILVLLLTWLCYVGISKSSAMNMAMVILKTGLIVLVIVVGWKYVDTSNWTPFIPANEGPGKYGMEGVLRGAAMVFFAYIGFEAVSVAAQESHRPQRDMPIGMMLSLVICTVLYIAMAAVMTGLVPFQLLGTDEPVVTAVAAHPQLGWLRWVVEVGALIGLASVVLVMVIGQPRIFMIMGRDGLLPPVFTKIHPKYRTPHINTVITGIGIALLAALFPLDILGELTSMGTLIAFAAVCAGVLILRRTQPDLPRPFRIPAAWLVCSLGVISCLALLSAMTLHNWMLMGVWTVVGFVIYFGYGFKHSRLRG; this is encoded by the coding sequence ATGTTCAAGCAACTGTGGGCCACCAAGCATCCGCATGCCGCCCATGAAGACGCCAACGGGCTGAGCCTGCGCCGCCACCTGGGCCCCTGGGGCCTGACCGCGCTGGGCATCGGCGCGGTGATCGGCGGCGGCATCTTCGTCATCACCGGCCAGGCCGCGGCCAACCACGCCGGCCCGGCCATCATGCTGTCGTTCGTGCTGGCCGCGATCTGCTGCGCGTTCTGCGCCCTGGCCTATGCCGAGTTCGCCGCGATGGTGCCGGTGTCCGGCAGCGCCTACACCTACACCTACGCCACCTTCGGCGAGCTCTCGGCCTGGTTCATCGGCTGGATGCTGGTGCTGGAATACGGCGTGTCGGCCTCGGCGGTGGCGGTCAGCTGGACCGGCTACTTCCTCAGCTTCCTCAGTCAGTTCGACATCCATCTACCGGCCGCGCTGGTCAGCGCGCCGCTGGACGCGCAGCTACGCCCGACCGGTGCGATCGCCAACATTCCCGCCGCCATCCTGGTGCTGCTGCTCACCTGGCTGTGCTACGTGGGCATCAGCAAGTCTTCGGCGATGAACATGGCCATGGTCATCCTCAAGACCGGCCTGATCGTGCTGGTGATCGTGGTCGGCTGGAAGTACGTGGACACCAGCAACTGGACCCCGTTCATTCCGGCCAACGAAGGCCCGGGCAAGTACGGCATGGAAGGCGTGCTGCGCGGCGCGGCCATGGTGTTCTTCGCCTACATCGGTTTCGAGGCTGTGTCGGTGGCCGCGCAGGAATCGCACCGCCCTCAGCGCGACATGCCGATCGGCATGATGCTGTCGCTGGTGATCTGCACCGTGCTGTACATCGCCATGGCCGCGGTGATGACCGGCCTGGTGCCGTTCCAGCTGCTGGGCACCGACGAACCGGTGGTGACCGCCGTGGCCGCGCATCCGCAGCTGGGCTGGCTGCGCTGGGTGGTGGAAGTGGGCGCCCTGATCGGCCTGGCCTCGGTGGTGCTGGTGATGGTGATCGGCCAGCCGCGCATCTTCATGATCATGGGCCGCGATGGCCTGCTGCCGCCGGTGTTCACCAAGATCCACCCGAAGTACCGCACCCCGCACATCAATACGGTCATCACCGGCATCGGCATCGCCCTGCTGGCGGCGCTGTTCCCGCTGGATATCCTGGGCGAGCTGACCTCGATGGGTACGCTGATCGCCTTCGCAGCGGTGTGTGCCGGCGTGCTGATCCTGCGCCGCACCCAGCCGGACCTGCCGCGCCCGTTCCGCATTCCGGCGGCCTGGCTGGTCTGCAGTCTGGGCGTGATCAGCTGCCTGGCACTGCTGTCGGCGATGACGCTGCACAACTGGATGCTGATGGGCGTGTGGACCGTCGTCGGCTTCGTGATCTATTTCGGCTACGGCTTCAAGCACAGCCGCCTGCGGGGGTAG
- a CDS encoding amino acid permease — MLKALLRVKPVQPAGHVDAGEPIEGSLDGEATLKRTLTAKHLILLGVGAVIGAGIFVLTGQAAANHAGPAVMLSFVLAGFACALAGLCYAEFAAMMPVSGSAYSYSYATLGEGMAWFIGWCLVLEYLFASASVAVGWSAYLISFITTTLHMPFPDLLSAAPIAWTGSEFVSSGKLFNLPAVLIVAAVSGLLYVGVTQSAFVNAIIVAIKVTVICLFIGIGAAHVDPANWQPFIPENTGVPGEFGWSGIFRAATIVFFAYIGFDAVSTAAGETKDPQRNMPIGLLGSLAVCTVVYIIVCAVLTGMMPYHLLGTDKPVATALEPYPTLAWLKTFVEIGAIAGLSSVVLVMMMGQTRIAYTISRDGLLPKFFGKVHARFRTPYWATIVVGVIAAALAGLVPLNVLGELVSMGTLLAFATVCIGVLVLRYSRPELHRPFRVPAVWIICPLGAATCLFLFWQAFVVHWHLFVGWTVLGMLIYLGYGMRNSKLAKSP, encoded by the coding sequence ATGCTGAAAGCTCTGTTGAGGGTCAAGCCGGTACAACCGGCCGGGCACGTCGATGCTGGCGAACCCATCGAAGGCAGCCTGGACGGCGAAGCCACGTTGAAACGGACCCTCACGGCTAAACACCTCATCCTGCTGGGCGTAGGTGCGGTGATCGGCGCAGGTATCTTCGTGCTCACCGGCCAGGCCGCGGCCAACCACGCCGGCCCGGCGGTGATGCTGTCGTTCGTGCTGGCCGGCTTCGCCTGTGCCCTGGCGGGCCTGTGCTACGCCGAATTCGCCGCGATGATGCCGGTGTCCGGCAGCGCCTATTCCTATTCCTACGCCACCCTGGGCGAAGGCATGGCCTGGTTCATCGGCTGGTGCCTGGTGCTGGAATACCTGTTCGCCTCGGCCTCGGTGGCCGTGGGCTGGTCGGCGTACCTGATCAGCTTCATCACCACCACCCTGCACATGCCGTTCCCGGACCTGCTCAGCGCCGCGCCCATCGCCTGGACCGGCAGCGAATTCGTATCGTCGGGCAAGCTGTTCAACCTGCCGGCGGTGCTGATCGTGGCGGCCGTGTCGGGCCTGCTGTACGTGGGCGTGACCCAGTCCGCGTTCGTCAACGCGATCATCGTGGCGATCAAGGTCACCGTCATCTGCCTGTTCATCGGCATCGGCGCGGCCCATGTCGACCCGGCCAACTGGCAGCCGTTCATTCCGGAAAACACCGGCGTGCCGGGTGAGTTCGGCTGGAGTGGCATCTTCCGCGCGGCCACCATCGTGTTCTTCGCCTACATCGGCTTCGATGCGGTCTCCACCGCCGCCGGTGAAACCAAGGACCCGCAGCGCAACATGCCGATCGGGCTGCTCGGTTCGCTGGCCGTGTGCACCGTGGTCTACATCATCGTCTGTGCGGTGCTGACCGGCATGATGCCGTACCACCTGCTGGGCACCGACAAGCCGGTGGCTACCGCGCTGGAACCCTACCCGACCCTGGCCTGGCTGAAGACCTTCGTCGAGATCGGCGCCATCGCCGGCCTGTCCTCGGTGGTGCTGGTGATGATGATGGGCCAGACCCGCATCGCCTACACGATCTCGCGCGACGGCCTGCTGCCGAAGTTCTTCGGCAAGGTGCATGCCCGCTTCCGCACGCCCTACTGGGCCACGATCGTGGTCGGCGTCATCGCCGCCGCGCTGGCCGGCCTGGTGCCGCTGAACGTGCTGGGCGAACTGGTATCGATGGGCACCCTGCTGGCCTTCGCCACCGTCTGCATCGGCGTGCTGGTGCTGCGCTACAGCCGCCCGGAACTGCATCGCCCGTTCCGCGTGCCGGCGGTGTGGATCATCTGCCCGCTGGGTGCGGCCACCTGCCTGTTCCTGTTCTGGCAGGCGTTCGTGGTGCATTGGCACCTGTTCGTCGGCTGGACCGTGCTGGGCATGCTGATCTACCTGGGTTACGGCATGCGCAACAGCAAGCTGGCCAAGTCGCCCTGA
- a CDS encoding NUDIX hydrolase, protein MNESVQSLAVLDDRLRSLLQDYAGREPSHGELAAEFGTLLDDPEDPFRRERLAGHFTASCWLVSADGQRVLLTHHRKLQRWLQLGGHADGNRDLAHVALKEGEEESGLTGLVLEDPAIFDLDKHWIPERKDVPGHWHYDVRFVIRALGGEAFVLSEESLALAWRPVAEVAADPQSDASMQRMARRWLAR, encoded by the coding sequence ATGAACGAATCCGTCCAATCCCTTGCCGTGCTTGATGATCGGCTGCGCAGCCTGCTGCAGGACTATGCCGGCCGGGAGCCGTCCCACGGCGAGCTGGCTGCCGAATTCGGCACATTGCTGGACGATCCGGAAGATCCGTTCCGTCGCGAGCGCCTGGCCGGGCATTTCACCGCCAGCTGCTGGCTGGTCAGCGCCGATGGCCAGCGCGTGCTGCTGACCCACCACCGCAAGCTGCAGCGTTGGCTGCAGCTGGGCGGGCATGCTGATGGCAACCGCGACCTGGCCCACGTGGCGCTGAAGGAAGGCGAGGAGGAGTCGGGCCTGACCGGCCTGGTGCTGGAAGACCCGGCCATCTTCGACCTGGACAAGCACTGGATTCCCGAACGCAAGGACGTGCCGGGGCATTGGCATTACGACGTGCGTTTCGTCATCCGTGCGCTGGGCGGTGAAGCCTTCGTGCTGAGCGAGGAATCGTTGGCGCTGGCCTGGCGGCCGGTGGCCGAGGTCGCGGCAGATCCGCAATCGGACGCATCGATGCAGCGCATGGCGCGCCGGTGGTTGGCGCGTTGA
- the serA gene encoding phosphoglycerate dehydrogenase → MSPKKTSFPKQDIRVLLLEGVSQTAVEVFTAAGYSQIEAHSKALPEDELKARIAEAHIVGIRSRSQLSAEVLAEAKRLIAVGCFCIGTNQVDLDAAELAGIPVFNAPYSNTRSVAELVIAEAIMLTRGIPQKNAECHRGGWSKSASGSHEVRGKTLGIIGYGHIGTQVGVLAESLGMQVIFHDVETKLALGNARAAASLDDLLARADIITLHVPETAATQWMIGSTELAKMRKGAHVINAARGTVVDIDALDAALASGHIGGAALDVFPVEPKGNGDVFESPLTRHDNVILTPHVGGSTLEAQDNIGVEVAAKLVRYSDNGSTLSAVNFPEVTLPEHADSLRLLHIHQNVPGVLSKVNEIFSRHNVNIDGQFLRTDPKVGYVVIDITASEEQASAVRDELAAIAGTLRTRILY, encoded by the coding sequence ATGTCGCCGAAGAAGACCTCGTTCCCCAAGCAGGATATCCGCGTGCTGTTGCTGGAGGGGGTCAGCCAGACCGCCGTGGAGGTGTTCACCGCCGCCGGCTACAGCCAGATCGAGGCCCACAGCAAGGCCCTGCCCGAAGACGAACTGAAGGCGCGCATCGCCGAGGCACACATCGTCGGCATCCGTTCGCGCAGCCAGCTCAGTGCCGAGGTGCTGGCCGAGGCCAAGCGCCTGATCGCGGTGGGCTGCTTCTGCATCGGCACCAACCAGGTGGACCTGGATGCGGCCGAGCTGGCCGGCATTCCGGTGTTCAACGCCCCCTATTCCAACACCCGCAGCGTGGCCGAACTGGTGATTGCCGAGGCGATCATGCTGACCCGTGGCATTCCGCAGAAGAACGCCGAATGCCATCGCGGCGGCTGGTCGAAGTCGGCCAGCGGCAGCCACGAGGTGCGCGGCAAGACCCTGGGCATCATCGGCTACGGCCATATCGGCACCCAGGTGGGCGTGCTGGCCGAATCGCTGGGCATGCAGGTGATCTTCCACGACGTGGAAACCAAGCTGGCGCTGGGCAATGCCCGCGCCGCGGCCAGCCTGGATGACCTGCTGGCGCGCGCCGACATCATCACCCTGCACGTGCCGGAAACCGCGGCCACGCAGTGGATGATCGGCAGCACCGAGCTCGCGAAGATGCGCAAGGGTGCACACGTGATCAACGCCGCACGCGGCACCGTGGTCGACATCGATGCGCTGGATGCCGCCCTGGCCAGCGGCCACATTGGTGGCGCGGCGCTGGACGTGTTCCCGGTCGAGCCCAAGGGCAACGGCGATGTCTTCGAATCGCCGCTCACCCGCCACGACAACGTGATCCTGACCCCGCACGTGGGCGGCAGCACCCTGGAAGCACAGGACAACATCGGCGTGGAAGTGGCGGCCAAGCTGGTGCGCTACAGCGACAACGGCAGCACCCTGTCAGCGGTCAACTTCCCGGAAGTGACCCTGCCCGAGCATGCCGACAGCCTGCGCCTGCTGCACATCCACCAGAATGTGCCGGGCGTGCTGTCGAAGGTGAACGAGATCTTCTCGCGTCACAACGTGAACATCGACGGCCAGTTCCTGCGTACCGACCCGAAGGTGGGTTACGTGGTGATCGACATCACCGCCAGCGAGGAACAGGCCAGCGCCGTGCGCGACGAGCTGGCCGCGATTGCGGGCACGTTGCGGACGCGCATTTTGTATTGA
- a CDS encoding FAD-binding oxidoreductase — MTDSRIASLQQACPGLKLKTEPADLEHYGRDWTRRWTPAPLVIALPATVEEVQAVMCWCAAEGVAVVPSGGRTGLSGGAVAANGELVLSLERMNKALAYDAVDRTLVVQAGMPLEALHNAALEHGLIYPVDFAARGSCSIGGNIATNAGGIRVIRYGNTREWIAGLKVVTANGELLELNKGLIKNSSGYDFRQLLIGSEGTLGVIVEATVKLTDPPPASNVMLLAVPSFDVLMQVFAAFRARLQLQAFEFFTDRALEHVLAHGAQAPFDEVHPYYVVTEFAANDEAQEAAAMAAFEDCMGNGWVSDGVISASDAQAGQLWRLREGITEALARYKPYKNDVSVRISAMPAFLAETQGLIGQAYPHFDVVWFGHIGDGNLHINVLKPDDTSDADFVTQCEHVTKLLAQVLARFDGSISAEHGIGLVKKGHLDSTRGPAEIALMKAVKRAFDPEARLNPGKLFDV; from the coding sequence ATGACCGATTCCCGCATCGCCTCGCTGCAGCAGGCCTGTCCCGGCCTGAAGCTGAAGACCGAGCCCGCCGACCTGGAACACTACGGCCGCGACTGGACCCGGCGCTGGACCCCGGCACCGCTGGTCATCGCGCTGCCCGCCACGGTGGAAGAGGTGCAGGCGGTGATGTGCTGGTGCGCGGCCGAAGGCGTGGCCGTGGTGCCCTCCGGTGGCCGTACGGGGCTGTCCGGCGGCGCGGTGGCGGCCAACGGCGAGCTGGTGCTCAGCCTGGAGCGCATGAACAAGGCGCTGGCCTACGATGCCGTGGACCGTACCCTGGTGGTGCAGGCCGGCATGCCGCTGGAAGCCCTGCACAACGCCGCGCTGGAACACGGCCTGATCTACCCGGTGGATTTTGCCGCGCGCGGTTCCTGCTCGATCGGCGGCAACATCGCCACCAATGCCGGCGGCATCCGCGTGATCCGTTACGGCAACACCCGCGAGTGGATCGCCGGCCTGAAGGTGGTGACCGCCAACGGCGAGCTGCTGGAGCTCAACAAGGGGCTTATCAAGAACTCCAGCGGCTACGACTTCCGCCAGCTGCTGATCGGTTCGGAAGGCACGCTGGGCGTGATCGTGGAAGCCACCGTGAAGCTGACCGACCCGCCGCCGGCCAGCAACGTGATGCTGCTGGCGGTGCCCAGCTTCGACGTGCTGATGCAGGTGTTCGCCGCGTTCCGCGCGCGCCTGCAGCTGCAGGCCTTCGAATTCTTCACCGACCGGGCGCTGGAACACGTGCTGGCGCATGGGGCGCAGGCACCGTTCGACGAAGTACACCCGTACTACGTGGTGACCGAGTTCGCGGCCAACGACGAGGCGCAGGAAGCCGCGGCGATGGCCGCCTTCGAAGACTGCATGGGCAATGGCTGGGTCAGCGACGGCGTGATCAGCGCCAGCGATGCCCAGGCGGGCCAGCTGTGGCGCCTGCGCGAGGGCATCACCGAAGCGCTGGCCCGCTACAAGCCGTACAAGAACGATGTATCGGTGCGGATTTCGGCCATGCCGGCGTTCCTGGCCGAAACCCAGGGGCTGATCGGCCAGGCCTACCCGCATTTCGACGTGGTCTGGTTCGGCCATATCGGCGATGGCAACCTGCATATCAACGTGCTCAAGCCCGATGACACCAGTGATGCCGATTTCGTAACGCAGTGCGAGCATGTGACCAAGCTGCTGGCGCAGGTGCTGGCGCGCTTCGATGGCAGCATTTCCGCCGAGCACGGCATTGGCCTGGTCAAGAAGGGTCACCTGGACAGCACCCGTGGCCCAGCCGAGATCGCGTTGATGAAGGCGGTCAAGCGCGCCTTCGATCCGGAAGCACGGCTGAATCCCGGCAAGCTGTTCGACGTCTGA
- a CDS encoding DUF2388 domain-containing protein, translated as MIRSALMLALLSLPLAGFASSFAGTSAGSATGASSGSSGSSSGDDKVVLAARDDAAAFVATDGQIRGARLQAALVHLREQDAGAQQQSDLELARALLAR; from the coding sequence ATGATCCGATCCGCGCTGATGCTTGCCCTGCTGTCCCTGCCGCTGGCCGGCTTCGCTTCCAGCTTCGCCGGTACCTCGGCCGGTTCGGCCACCGGCGCCTCGTCCGGTTCGTCAGGCAGCAGCTCCGGTGATGACAAGGTGGTGCTGGCCGCGCGCGATGATGCGGCCGCCTTCGTGGCCACCGATGGCCAGATCCGTGGTGCGCGCCTGCAGGCGGCGCTGGTGCACCTGCGCGAGCAGGATGCCGGCGCGCAGCAGCAGAGCGATCTGGAACTGGCGCGGGCACTGCTGGCCCGTTGA
- a CDS encoding DUF4105 domain-containing protein, whose product MSSATTVAGHGPALPWRAAVAVGIAVMAWLVAPAAHAAERLQLDPAGLTAAQQHTAQQTLDDVQALLPAGLLQALPEPVRVGWRTDLPSDVHGRAFAGGIALRRALLDDVAPGARRARRSALVHELVHVADRADGQWSRSARWRDLAGWQRRPWHLGRGDNAFTDRSPDAYERHSAAEYLAVNAEYFLLDADYGCRRPALAQWYHAHFGVPPSLPAPQCPVQLPLLQADDEEGAASLLRLDPARVYAVDYLFAEGSAQPMSRWGHSMLRLVICRPGRAPGPDCRLDLAYHRVLSFRAFVGDVQISNWRGLTGGYPSRLFVLPLQQVVDEYTKVELRGLQSLPLQLDRGEIASLLERTAQVHWSYDGRYFFVSNNCAVETAKLLQAGVPRLGQVGLAQLTPRGLRKRLVRVQALDETVLADRASAQAQGYYFASARDHYQQLFTVAATQLDLPADTVSGWLKLAPEQRGPWLQRGDMRATAALLLLEQAAQRRAELRARDLLKRRLLAAPDSAATADLRSLLQQSGQWLRPGALLPGQGYGLPLDDEQAALAREVAQASAQSVPAWQALRLQLRAQLPPKQRQQMDAIDANLAVLSTRLREQAASAGDPA is encoded by the coding sequence ATGAGCTCGGCCACCACCGTCGCCGGGCATGGCCCGGCGCTACCGTGGCGCGCTGCGGTGGCGGTCGGGATTGCCGTGATGGCGTGGTTGGTGGCGCCGGCCGCACATGCCGCCGAGCGCCTGCAACTCGACCCGGCCGGACTGACCGCCGCGCAACAGCACACCGCGCAGCAGACCCTGGACGATGTGCAGGCCCTGCTGCCTGCCGGTCTGCTGCAGGCACTGCCAGAGCCGGTGCGGGTGGGCTGGCGTACCGACCTGCCGTCGGACGTGCATGGCCGTGCGTTCGCCGGCGGCATCGCGCTGCGTCGCGCGCTGCTGGATGACGTCGCGCCGGGCGCACGCCGCGCGCGGCGCAGTGCGCTGGTGCACGAGCTGGTGCACGTGGCCGATCGCGCAGACGGGCAATGGTCACGCAGCGCGCGTTGGCGAGACCTGGCCGGCTGGCAGCGGCGGCCCTGGCACCTGGGACGGGGTGACAACGCGTTCACCGATCGCAGCCCGGATGCCTACGAGCGCCACAGCGCGGCCGAGTACCTGGCGGTGAACGCCGAATACTTCCTGCTGGATGCAGATTACGGTTGCCGCCGCCCGGCGTTGGCGCAGTGGTACCACGCCCACTTCGGTGTGCCGCCGTCGCTGCCCGCACCGCAGTGCCCGGTGCAGCTGCCACTGCTGCAGGCCGACGATGAAGAAGGTGCAGCCTCGCTGCTGCGCCTGGACCCGGCGCGGGTGTACGCGGTGGACTACCTGTTTGCCGAGGGCAGTGCGCAGCCGATGAGCCGCTGGGGCCACAGCATGCTGCGCCTGGTGATCTGTCGCCCGGGCCGCGCGCCTGGCCCAGATTGCCGTTTGGATCTGGCCTACCACCGCGTGCTGTCGTTCCGCGCGTTCGTGGGGGATGTGCAGATTTCCAACTGGCGCGGGCTGACCGGCGGCTACCCCTCGCGCCTGTTCGTGCTGCCGTTACAGCAGGTGGTGGACGAGTACACCAAGGTGGAGCTGCGCGGCCTGCAGTCACTGCCGTTGCAGCTGGACCGCGGCGAGATCGCCAGTCTGCTGGAACGCACCGCGCAGGTGCACTGGAGCTACGACGGCCGCTATTTCTTCGTCAGCAACAACTGCGCGGTGGAAACCGCCAAGCTGCTGCAGGCCGGCGTGCCACGCCTGGGCCAGGTGGGCCTGGCGCAGTTGACGCCGCGCGGCCTGCGCAAGCGTCTGGTGCGCGTGCAGGCGCTGGATGAAACGGTACTGGCCGACCGTGCATCGGCACAGGCGCAGGGCTATTACTTTGCCTCTGCGCGCGATCACTACCAGCAGTTGTTCACGGTGGCGGCCACGCAGCTCGATCTGCCGGCGGACACGGTATCGGGTTGGTTGAAGCTTGCGCCGGAACAGCGTGGGCCCTGGCTGCAGCGCGGCGATATGCGCGCCACCGCCGCCCTGCTGTTGCTGGAACAAGCGGCGCAGCGCCGGGCCGAATTGCGCGCCCGCGACCTGCTGAAGCGGCGGTTGCTGGCGGCACCTGACAGTGCGGCCACCGCGGACCTGCGCAGCCTGCTGCAGCAGAGCGGGCAGTGGCTGCGTCCGGGTGCGCTGCTGCCGGGGCAGGGCTACGGGCTGCCGCTTGACGACGAACAGGCCGCGCTGGCACGCGAGGTCGCGCAGGCCAGTGCGCAGTCGGTGCCGGCCTGGCAGGCGCTGCGCCTGCAGTTGCGCGCGCAGCTGCCGCCGAAGCAGCGCCAGCAGATGGATGCGATTGATGCCAACCTGGCCGTGCTGTCCACCCGGCTGCGCGAGCAGGCCGCGTCTGCTGGCGACCCTGCCTGA
- the yeiP gene encoding elongation factor P-like protein YeiP — MKANDIKKGNVVEYNNGVYQIRDIERSSPQGRGGNVRFRFIMYSVPGGNKLDASFDADDNLVEVELLRRQSTYSYKDGDAFVFLDDEDYTPYTLDADVIGDDAGYITDGLNGIYVQVIDELPVAIQLPQNVTLEVVETPPELKGGTATKRPKPAKLNTGLEIMVPEYISNGERVLVNTTTGEFAGRAD; from the coding sequence ATGAAAGCCAACGACATCAAGAAGGGCAACGTCGTCGAGTACAACAACGGCGTGTACCAGATCCGCGACATCGAACGCAGCTCGCCGCAGGGCCGCGGCGGCAACGTGCGCTTCCGTTTCATCATGTACAGCGTGCCGGGCGGCAACAAGCTCGATGCCAGCTTCGATGCCGATGACAACCTGGTCGAAGTGGAACTGCTGCGCCGCCAGTCCACCTATTCGTACAAGGATGGCGATGCCTTTGTGTTCCTGGATGACGAGGATTACACCCCGTACACCCTGGATGCCGATGTGATCGGCGACGACGCCGGCTACATCACCGACGGCCTGAACGGCATCTACGTGCAGGTGATCGACGAACTGCCGGTGGCGATCCAGCTGCCGCAGAACGTGACCCTGGAAGTGGTGGAAACCCCGCCGGAACTGAAGGGCGGCACCGCCACCAAGCGCCCGAAGCCGGCCAAGCTGAATACCGGTCTGGAAATCATGGTGCCGGAATACATCAGCAACGGTGAGCGCGTGCTGGTGAACACCACCACCGGCGAATTCGCCGGCCGCGCCGACTGA
- a CDS encoding SDR family NAD(P)-dependent oxidoreductase, whose product MQLSSVRAVITGGVSGLGLAVAEHLVAHGGKVALFDLNDDKGAAAVAALGADKARYFNVNVSDEAAVAAAIDQAHDFLGGLNLAMNCAGILGAGRVLGKEAPMPLANFQGTVMVNLVGSFNVAKAAANRMQHNPAGDDGERGLIINTASVAAYEGQIGQAAYSASKGGVVAMTLPMARELSRFGIRVNTIAPGVFWTPMVDGMPEAVQQSLAASIPFPSRLGKPEDFASLVGHIIGNTYLNGETIRLDGATRLAPK is encoded by the coding sequence ATGCAGCTGTCTTCCGTACGTGCCGTGATCACTGGCGGCGTTTCCGGCCTGGGCCTGGCCGTGGCCGAACACCTGGTCGCCCACGGTGGCAAGGTCGCCCTGTTCGATCTGAACGACGACAAGGGTGCCGCCGCGGTCGCCGCACTGGGCGCCGACAAGGCCCGCTACTTCAACGTCAATGTCAGCGATGAAGCGGCCGTGGCCGCCGCCATCGACCAGGCACACGATTTCCTGGGCGGGCTGAACCTGGCCATGAACTGCGCCGGCATCCTCGGTGCCGGCCGCGTGCTGGGCAAGGAGGCACCGATGCCGCTGGCCAACTTCCAGGGCACGGTCATGGTCAACCTGGTGGGCAGCTTCAACGTGGCCAAGGCCGCCGCCAACCGCATGCAGCACAACCCGGCCGGCGATGACGGCGAACGCGGCCTGATCATCAACACCGCCAGCGTGGCCGCCTACGAAGGCCAGATCGGCCAGGCCGCCTACTCGGCCAGCAAGGGCGGCGTGGTCGCCATGACCCTGCCGATGGCCCGCGAACTGTCGCGCTTCGGCATCCGGGTGAACACCATCGCCCCCGGCGTGTTCTGGACGCCCATGGTGGACGGCATGCCCGAGGCCGTGCAGCAGTCGCTGGCCGCCTCGATCCCGTTCCCCTCGCGCCTGGGCAAGCCGGAAGACTTCGCCAGTCTGGTCGGCCACATCATCGGCAACACCTACCTCAATGGCGAGACCATCCGCCTGGACGGCGCTACCCGCCTCGCTCCGAAGTGA